A part of Campylobacter ureolyticus ACS-301-V-Sch3b genomic DNA contains:
- a CDS encoding Nif3-like dinuclear metal center hexameric protein: MKIAEIYQILDEVAPFEAQESWDNSGLLLGNMDDEFDKIYASIDLDSNLIKKIEKNSLVITHHPLIFKGLKSLNPSIYPSNLIYEIIKKDIKLISMHTNFDKFVLNKFVASEILGYEITEIRDFLVFFEVNKSFDEFAKEIKQKLKISNLRVVKAGEFIKTATLCTGSGADLLGSFKSDCFLTGDIKYHSALESLENKISLIDINHFESEAYFGQSLAKNLQKYNLNIIITNSINPFLYI; encoded by the coding sequence ATGAAAATAGCTGAAATTTATCAAATTTTAGATGAGGTTGCACCTTTTGAAGCTCAAGAAAGCTGGGATAACTCAGGATTGCTTTTGGGAAATATGGACGATGAGTTTGATAAAATTTATGCAAGTATTGATTTAGATTCAAATTTAATTAAAAAAATAGAAAAAAACTCACTTGTTATAACTCACCACCCTTTAATTTTTAAAGGCCTAAAAAGTCTAAATCCTAGCATTTATCCATCAAATTTAATTTATGAGATTATTAAAAAAGATATAAAACTTATCTCAATGCACACAAATTTTGATAAATTTGTTTTAAACAAGTTTGTAGCAAGTGAAATTTTAGGTTATGAAATCACTGAAATTCGCGATTTTTTAGTATTTTTTGAAGTTAATAAAAGTTTTGATGAGTTTGCAAAAGAGATAAAACAAAAACTTAAAATTTCAAATCTAAGAGTTGTAAAGGCAGGTGAGTTTATAAAAACAGCTACGCTTTGTACTGGAAGTGGAGCAGATTTACTAGGAAGCTTTAAATCAGATTGTTTTTTAACTGGAGATATAAAATACCATAGCGCACTTGAAAGCTTAGAAAATAAAATATCTTTAATTGATATAAACCACTTTGAAAGCGAGGCCTATTTTGGGCAATCTTTAGCTAAAAATTTGCAAAAATACAATTTAAATATTATAATAACAAATTCAATCAATCCATTTTTATACATTTAA
- the waaA gene encoding lipid IV(A) 3-deoxy-D-manno-octulosonic acid transferase, whose translation MFYNLFSFFVWLFLTPFILVFSFKKKYKKSLPARFFLYKNPPLKKADVHFHACSFGEISALEILALKFESFSFTTTTATGFEKAKSLNENTRFLPFECFIPFWLTKSKVLVVFEAELWLNLVKTAKKNGSYVILLNARISDRSYKRYEKFKFYYKEIFKYIDLVLAQSQLDKTRLLNLGAKNIEVVGNIKSANFKPASKDYPKFSEFLVTIASTHDGEEELILNNITPNKNQKFIIAPRHPERFCKVAKICEDFAKKFNLKFEKFSQNLGFKSNIILLDTMNEVINFYKISDVVVLGGSFIDGIGGHNPIEIAQFNKPLINGYFYHNQKALFELVDGVNFSDLSNLNELLSSNLSKTMIKNKADLKSIENLIKIKIKEQNGC comes from the coding sequence GTGTTTTATAACTTATTTTCTTTTTTTGTTTGGCTTTTTTTAACTCCTTTTATATTGGTTTTTTCATTTAAAAAAAAGTATAAAAAAAGCCTTCCTGCAAGATTTTTTCTATATAAAAATCCTCCACTAAAAAAAGCTGATGTGCATTTTCACGCTTGCAGTTTTGGAGAAATTTCAGCACTTGAGATTTTAGCTTTAAAATTTGAAAGCTTTTCATTTACAACGACGACTGCAACAGGTTTTGAAAAAGCAAAAAGCCTAAATGAAAATACAAGATTTTTACCATTTGAGTGTTTTATACCTTTTTGGCTTACAAAAAGTAAAGTTTTAGTTGTTTTTGAGGCTGAGCTTTGGTTAAATTTGGTAAAAACTGCTAAAAAAAATGGCTCTTACGTGATACTTTTAAACGCAAGAATTAGTGATAGATCATATAAAAGATATGAAAAATTTAAATTTTACTATAAAGAAATTTTTAAATATATTGATTTAGTATTAGCTCAAAGCCAGCTTGATAAAACTAGACTTTTAAATTTAGGAGCAAAAAACATAGAAGTTGTTGGAAATATAAAAAGTGCAAATTTTAAACCAGCAAGCAAAGATTATCCTAAATTTAGTGAGTTTTTAGTAACCATTGCAAGTACTCATGATGGCGAGGAAGAGCTTATTTTAAATAATATAACGCCAAATAAAAATCAAAAATTTATAATCGCACCAAGGCATCCTGAAAGATTTTGTAAAGTAGCTAAAATTTGTGAAGATTTTGCTAAAAAATTTAATCTAAAATTTGAAAAATTTTCACAAAATTTAGGTTTTAAATCAAATATTATATTGCTTGATACAATGAATGAAGTTATAAATTTTTATAAAATAAGTGATGTTGTTGTACTCGGAGGAAGCTTTATAGACGGTATTGGCGGGCATAATCCAATAGAAATAGCTCAATTTAATAAGCCTTTAATAAATGGTTATTTTTATCATAACCAAAAGGCTTTATTTGAGCTTGTTGATGGTGTAAATTTTAGTGATTTATCAAATTTAAATGAGCTATTAAGTTCAAATTTGAGTAAAACAATGATTAAAAATAAAGCCGATTTAAAAAGTATAGAAAATTTGATAAAAATAAAAATAAAGGAACAAAATGGCTGTTGA
- a CDS encoding PLP-dependent aminotransferase family protein, which translates to MLTYNIEKNSKKLLYLQLYENIKNDILNLKIKDKLPSKRSLANHLNISVITVENAYNQLIMEGFIYSVPKKGYYANKGIQKQIKPIIKKQNFNENAKFLKEKNLLNLSFSTNSEPSFPLSTWKKLLREVLSKNSDEIYEKVPFNGTLKLRLAIKKHLYEYHNLICDENNIIIGAGSQHLYTLISQLLDKDLIYALENPSDTKIGKIYKSLGVKCVFLDIDKSGMSYEKLLKSSASIAHISPSSHFPTGILMKAKRRSELLKWASLKENRYIIEDEYMGEIRQKIVPTLKSLNHEKVIFLNTFSKTLLPTLRVSYMALPSNLTLKFKQNLSFYSSAVPIFEQLTLAKFINDGYFERFLNKLKRQNLIKKEGFLNKFKELSINNSDVTFNETHAFIKSNLSDDKVKQLASKNGFFINTMSDFYYKNAPKNSSFLIDYNCNMENVKKFLNILL; encoded by the coding sequence ATGCTTACTTACAATATCGAAAAAAATTCGAAAAAACTACTTTATTTACAACTTTATGAAAATATTAAAAATGATATCTTAAACTTAAAGATAAAAGACAAGCTTCCATCAAAAAGATCGCTTGCAAACCATCTCAATATAAGTGTCATAACTGTAGAAAATGCTTATAATCAGCTTATTATGGAAGGATTTATATACTCGGTTCCTAAAAAAGGATATTACGCAAACAAGGGCATTCAAAAGCAGATAAAACCAATTATTAAAAAACAAAATTTCAATGAAAATGCTAAATTTTTAAAAGAAAAAAATCTTTTAAATTTAAGCTTTTCAACAAACAGTGAGCCATCTTTTCCACTATCAACTTGGAAAAAACTTTTAAGAGAGGTTCTATCAAAAAATAGTGATGAAATTTATGAAAAAGTCCCATTTAATGGCACCTTAAAACTAAGACTTGCCATAAAAAAACACTTATATGAATATCATAATTTAATTTGTGATGAAAATAATATCATAATAGGTGCTGGCTCGCAACACCTCTATACTTTAATTTCACAACTTTTAGATAAAGATTTAATATATGCCCTAGAAAATCCAAGCGATACAAAAATAGGAAAAATATATAAGAGTTTAGGTGTAAAATGCGTTTTTTTAGACATTGATAAATCAGGAATGAGCTATGAAAAGCTTTTAAAAAGCAGTGCAAGTATCGCACATATTTCTCCATCATCACATTTTCCAACTGGAATTTTAATGAAAGCAAAAAGAAGAAGCGAACTACTTAAATGGGCTAGTTTAAAAGAAAATAGATACATTATAGAAGATGAATATATGGGAGAAATTAGACAAAAAATAGTTCCAACTCTAAAAAGCTTAAATCATGAAAAAGTTATATTTTTAAATACTTTTTCAAAAACATTGCTTCCAACTTTAAGGGTTAGCTATATGGCTCTTCCATCAAATTTAACTTTAAAATTTAAACAAAATTTGTCATTTTACTCATCGGCCGTGCCAATTTTTGAACAACTTACTTTGGCTAAATTTATAAATGATGGATATTTTGAAAGATTTTTAAATAAATTAAAAAGACAAAATTTAATAAAAAAAGAGGGTTTTTTAAATAAATTTAAAGAGCTAAGTATAAATAATTCAGATGTAACTTTTAATGAAACACACGCTTTTATAAAATCAAATTTATCTGATGATAAAGTAAAGCAACTTGCTTCTAAAAATGGTTTTTTTATAAATACAATGAGTGATTTTTACTATAAAAACGCACCTAAAAATAGTTCTTTCTTGATTGATTATAACTGCAATATGGAAAATGTTAAAAAATTCTTAAATATACTTTTATAA
- a CDS encoding pseudouridine synthase family protein, with amino-acid sequence MAVEKAYKLLALQENISNNEAKSLIDSGLVYLSGKKIILARGLVNTSAKFKVTKLKKPTIIFEDENILAINKPEFINSLDIEKKYKFPLINRLDKETSGVILLAKNEGFRQKVIKEFKNLNVKKTYIAIVNGIVSEKIEINDKILTIKNNNSKGRNEAFSKISDNGKTAFTTVYPFMVSGKKSLVKIEIKTGRTHQIRVHLAAYDHAVIGDEKYAKLSSKRLFLHSYKTEILGYSFVAPLDNSFNEFGFEISKDMKF; translated from the coding sequence ATGGCTGTTGAAAAAGCATATAAACTTTTAGCTTTGCAAGAAAATATCTCAAACAATGAGGCTAAAAGCTTGATTGATAGCGGTTTAGTTTATTTAAGTGGCAAGAAAATAATTTTAGCAAGAGGGTTAGTTAACACAAGTGCAAAATTTAAAGTAACAAAATTAAAAAAACCAACTATCATTTTTGAAGATGAAAATATTTTGGCTATAAATAAACCTGAGTTTATAAATAGCTTGGATATTGAAAAAAAATATAAATTTCCACTTATTAATAGACTTGATAAAGAAACAAGTGGCGTTATACTCTTAGCTAAAAATGAGGGATTTAGACAAAAAGTTATAAAAGAGTTTAAAAATTTAAATGTAAAAAAAACATATATTGCGATTGTAAATGGTATTGTTAGTGAAAAAATAGAAATTAATGATAAGATTTTAACTATAAAAAATAATAATTCAAAAGGTAGAAATGAAGCATTTTCTAAAATATCAGATAATGGAAAAACTGCTTTTACTACCGTTTATCCATTTATGGTAAGTGGTAAAAAATCACTTGTCAAAATAGAGATTAAAACAGGCAGAACTCACCAAATAAGAGTGCATTTAGCTGCTTATGATCACGCTGTAATTGGTGATGAAAAGTATGCAAAACTAAGCTCAAAAAGACTTTTTTTGCACTCATATAAAACTGAAATTTTAGGATATTCTTTTGTAGCTCCACTAGATAATAGTTTTAACGAGTTTGGTTTTGAGATTTCAAAAGATATGAAATTTTAA
- the glyQ gene encoding glycine--tRNA ligase subunit alpha: MTFSKIILTLQDFWQAQGCVIVQPYDIPAGAGTFHHATFLRSLGKKPWRAAYVAPSRRPADGRYGENPNRLGAYYQFQVILKPSPSDIQELYLKSLEAIGFNLKNHDIRFVEDNWESPTLGAWGLGWEVWLDGMEVTQFTYFQQVGGIACEPISGEITYGLERLAMYLQNKENVFDIVWNEFKGDVITYGDVHKRSEYEFSKYSFEVADTNMLFKSFENAYNECLKTLKKELSLPAYDYCMLASHIFNLLDARGAISVTQRQDFILKIRYLAKGCAIVYASKDDPSLKEKFSEYFTDENS; this comes from the coding sequence ATGACATTTTCAAAAATAATTTTAACTTTGCAAGATTTTTGGCAAGCCCAAGGTTGTGTGATAGTTCAACCTTACGATATTCCTGCAGGAGCTGGGACTTTTCATCACGCAACTTTTTTAAGAAGTCTTGGTAAAAAGCCTTGGCGAGCAGCTTATGTGGCACCATCTAGACGTCCTGCAGATGGAAGATATGGTGAAAATCCAAATAGATTGGGCGCGTATTATCAATTTCAAGTTATTTTAAAACCAAGCCCTAGCGATATTCAAGAACTTTATTTAAAAAGTTTGGAAGCTATTGGTTTTAATCTTAAAAATCATGACATAAGATTTGTTGAAGATAATTGGGAAAGCCCAACTCTTGGAGCTTGGGGACTTGGTTGGGAAGTTTGGCTTGATGGTATGGAGGTAACTCAATTTACTTATTTTCAACAAGTTGGAGGAATTGCGTGTGAGCCTATAAGTGGTGAGATAACCTATGGCTTGGAGCGACTTGCTATGTATTTACAAAACAAAGAAAATGTTTTTGACATAGTTTGGAATGAATTTAAAGGTGATGTGATAACTTATGGAGATGTTCATAAAAGAAGTGAGTATGAGTTTAGTAAGTATAGTTTTGAGGTAGCTGATACAAATATGCTTTTTAAATCTTTTGAAAACGCCTATAATGAGTGTTTGAAAACTCTTAAAAAAGAATTATCTCTTCCTGCGTATGATTACTGCATGCTTGCATCACACATATTTAATTTACTTGATGCAAGAGGTGCGATAAGTGTAACTCAAAGACAAGATTTTATTCTTAAAATAAGATATTTAGCAAAAGGATGTGCTATTGTGTATGCAAGCAAAGATGATCCTAGCTTAAAAGAAAAATTTAGTGAGTATTTTACAGATGAAAATAGCTGA
- the pdxS gene encoding pyridoxal 5'-phosphate synthase lyase subunit PdxS, giving the protein MSNFCEFLKNAENATKSFMGGVIMDVVTPDQAKIAEASGAVAVMALERVPADIRAAGGVSRMSDPKMIKSIMNAVKIPVMAKCRIGHIVEARILESIGIDFIDESEVLSPADNVYHVNKREFKTPFVCGARNLGEALRRISEGAMMIRTKGEAGTGDVVQAVTHMRSIMSDIRRISNLNKDELFNEAKNLGVSYEMLLYVHENGSLPVANFSAGGVATPADAALMRVLGAQGVFVGSGIFKSGNPEKRAKAIVKAAKNYDNPDIIAEVSEDLGEAMVGINEDEIKIIMANRGI; this is encoded by the coding sequence ATGTCAAATTTTTGTGAATTTTTAAAAAATGCTGAAAATGCAACTAAGTCATTTATGGGTGGAGTTATAATGGATGTTGTAACACCAGATCAAGCTAAAATCGCAGAAGCAAGTGGTGCTGTTGCAGTTATGGCGCTTGAAAGAGTTCCAGCAGATATTAGAGCAGCTGGTGGTGTCTCAAGGATGAGTGATCCAAAAATGATAAAAAGCATCATGAATGCAGTTAAAATTCCAGTTATGGCAAAATGCAGAATTGGCCATATCGTTGAAGCAAGAATTTTAGAAAGTATAGGGATTGATTTTATAGATGAGAGCGAAGTTTTAAGCCCGGCTGATAATGTATATCATGTAAATAAGCGTGAGTTTAAAACACCTTTTGTTTGCGGTGCTAGAAATTTAGGTGAAGCACTTAGGAGAATTAGCGAAGGTGCGATGATGATAAGAACAAAAGGAGAAGCTGGAACCGGAGATGTGGTTCAAGCAGTAACACACATGAGATCAATAATGAGTGATATAAGACGCATTTCAAATTTAAATAAAGATGAACTTTTTAATGAGGCAAAAAACTTAGGAGTTAGCTATGAGATGCTTTTATATGTGCATGAAAATGGCTCACTTCCAGTTGCAAATTTTAGTGCAGGTGGCGTTGCAACACCAGCAGATGCAGCCTTAATGAGAGTTTTAGGTGCACAAGGCGTTTTTGTAGGAAGTGGAATTTTCAAGTCAGGAAATCCTGAAAAAAGAGCAAAAGCTATCGTAAAAGCAGCAAAAAATTATGACAATCCTGACATTATTGCAGAAGTTAGTGAAGATTTAGGCGAAGCAATGGTTGGCATAAACGAAGATGAGATAAAAATCATAATGGCAAATAGAGGAATATAA
- the purE gene encoding 5-(carboxyamino)imidazole ribonucleotide mutase — MKFVSIIMGSGSDLDIANEAAKVLEIFGVKYEMIVSSAHRSPQRTHDYVVAAQNKGCEAFICIAGMAAHLAGVVASLTTKPVLGVPAGGGALGGVDSLYSTVQMPGGIPVATFAVGKAGAKNAAYFASQILSLSNEELALKIKNDRANMAKKVCEDSSKIEIILKEDK; from the coding sequence ATGAAATTTGTATCTATTATAATGGGAAGTGGAAGTGATTTAGACATTGCAAATGAGGCAGCTAAGGTGCTTGAAATCTTTGGCGTGAAATACGAAATGATAGTAAGTTCTGCTCATAGAAGTCCTCAAAGAACACATGATTATGTTGTAGCAGCACAAAATAAAGGTTGTGAAGCTTTTATCTGCATTGCGGGAATGGCAGCTCATCTAGCAGGCGTGGTTGCATCACTTACAACAAAACCAGTTTTAGGAGTTCCAGCAGGTGGTGGAGCTTTGGGCGGGGTTGATTCACTTTACTCAACTGTTCAAATGCCAGGAGGTATTCCAGTTGCTACTTTTGCAGTTGGTAAAGCAGGTGCGAAAAATGCAGCTTATTTTGCAAGTCAAATTCTGTCTTTAAGCAATGAAGAGCTTGCTTTAAAAATTAAAAATGATAGAGCAAATATGGCAAAAAAAGTTTGTGAAGATTCAAGTAAAATTGAAATTATCTTGAAGGAAGATAAATGA
- the ffh gene encoding signal recognition particle protein translates to MFVQIGESLRSAVNKLRIVDDEKALKNALVTLRKALLKSDVHHKVTKDFVAMIEDDLKENGIGQKQFLDSIKKNLTDILTAPGNQGFVYSSKPPTVVLMSGLQGGGKTTSTVKLANNLKQKNKKVLIAAADLQRLAAVEQLKQLCEANEIDLFYIENEKDPVKVAKEALQKAKKELYDVLFVDTAGRLAIDEALMSELKEVKNAINPDEIFYVADAMSGQDGVRTADTFNKELGITGVILSKFDADTKGGVAIGIAHQIGVPLRFVGTGEKVADIEGFIPDRIVGRIMGEGDLATLVEKTSAVFNEKDVKDITKKIKKGKFTFNDFVSQLESVKKLGNMKSLIGMLPGMGNLAERIGDMDLDNSKEIVHIKAMIGSMTPKERENPDLLNNSRKRRIAAGAGLTQMEVNKFIKQFTNASKLAKKLTNKGGIRGMASLMQGGQKFPG, encoded by the coding sequence GTGTTTGTACAAATAGGTGAATCACTTAGATCAGCTGTAAATAAGCTTAGAATTGTTGATGATGAAAAGGCGCTTAAAAATGCCCTTGTAACGCTTAGAAAAGCACTTTTAAAATCAGATGTTCATCATAAAGTAACAAAAGATTTTGTTGCTATGATAGAAGATGATTTAAAAGAAAATGGCATTGGGCAAAAGCAGTTTTTAGACTCAATTAAAAAGAATTTAACAGATATTTTAACAGCTCCAGGAAATCAAGGATTTGTTTATTCAAGCAAGCCACCAACAGTTGTTCTTATGAGTGGACTTCAAGGTGGTGGTAAAACAACATCAACTGTCAAACTTGCAAATAACCTAAAACAAAAAAATAAAAAAGTATTAATAGCTGCTGCAGACTTACAAAGACTTGCTGCAGTTGAGCAATTAAAACAACTTTGCGAGGCAAACGAGATAGATCTTTTTTATATAGAAAATGAAAAAGACCCTGTTAAAGTTGCAAAAGAGGCCTTACAAAAAGCTAAAAAAGAGCTTTATGATGTGCTTTTTGTAGATACTGCAGGAAGACTTGCAATAGATGAAGCTTTAATGAGCGAGTTAAAAGAGGTTAAAAACGCCATAAATCCAGATGAAATTTTTTATGTAGCAGATGCTATGAGTGGACAAGATGGCGTTAGAACAGCTGATACATTTAACAAAGAACTTGGAATAACAGGAGTTATTTTAAGCAAATTTGATGCTGATACAAAGGGTGGAGTAGCTATTGGTATAGCTCATCAAATTGGAGTTCCTTTAAGATTTGTTGGAACAGGCGAAAAAGTAGCCGATATAGAGGGCTTTATACCTGATAGAATTGTCGGAAGAATCATGGGCGAGGGCGATCTTGCTACTTTGGTTGAAAAAACAAGTGCTGTTTTTAATGAAAAAGATGTAAAAGATATAACCAAAAAAATTAAAAAAGGGAAATTTACATTTAATGACTTTGTAAGTCAGCTTGAAAGTGTTAAAAAACTTGGAAATATGAAAAGCTTAATTGGAATGTTGCCAGGAATGGGAAATTTAGCCGAAAGAATAGGCGATATGGATTTAGATAATTCAAAAGAAATAGTTCATATAAAAGCTATGATTGGCTCTATGACACCAAAAGAAAGAGAAAACCCAGATTTGTTAAATAATTCAAGAAAAAGAAGAATTGCTGCAGGAGCTGGCCTAACACAGATGGAAGTTAATAAATTTATAAAACAATTTACAAATGCTTCAAAGCTTGCTAAAAAACTTACAAACAAAGGTGGCATTCGTGGAATGGCATCTTTAATGCAAGGTGGACAAAAATTTCCGGGATAA
- the rpsP gene encoding 30S ribosomal protein S16, translating to MATVVRLTKIGRKKRPFYRIVVTDSRKRRDGGYIESIGYYDPMTNPEVVKFDAERLEYWKSVGAKLSERVERITK from the coding sequence ATGGCAACAGTTGTAAGACTAACAAAAATAGGTCGTAAAAAAAGACCATTTTATCGTATAGTTGTAACAGATAGTAGAAAAAGAAGAGATGGCGGATATATAGAGAGCATTGGTTATTATGATCCTATGACAAATCCTGAAGTTGTTAAATTTGACGCTGAAAGATTAGAGTATTGGAAAAGTGTTGGAGCAAAACTTAGCGAACGTGTAGAGAGAATAACCAAATAG
- a CDS encoding peptidase U32 family protein has translation MKKPELLSPAGNLEKLKIALSYGADAVYASVGAFSLRQRSAKEFSKESFKEGVEFTHKMGKKFYATINGFPFNAQLDKFKTHIEFLKDLGVDAFIIASPSIISLAKKISPDTEIHLSTQANVMNYMDAQIYYDMGVKRVVVAREIGLKDVIAIKEKVPNLDIEIFIHGSMCFAYSGRCLISALQSGRFSNRGSCANDCRFNYEIYAKNDESGALFKLNEDENGTYIMNSKDLNLSSYVEKIMQSGAVDSFKIEGRTKSQYYAACSTNAYRMAIDDALSGKFNAEIYQKELHTLKNRGFTDGYLVSRPFERKDTQNFNSTLEEGTHQVCAITLDGEFFDVKFKISKNTPYEILAPKDSKIETIENEIGKIYEKYGKFWLEFKVLKAKNNKEFDEIHSGNLNQIISPIKLPNFSFLRKEIE, from the coding sequence TTGAAAAAACCTGAGCTTTTATCACCTGCTGGAAATTTAGAAAAACTTAAAATCGCACTAAGTTATGGAGCTGATGCTGTGTATGCAAGTGTAGGAGCTTTTTCTCTAAGGCAAAGAAGCGCAAAAGAGTTTAGTAAAGAGAGTTTTAAAGAGGGCGTTGAATTTACGCACAAAATGGGTAAAAAATTCTACGCCACTATAAATGGATTTCCATTTAATGCTCAGCTTGATAAGTTTAAAACCCATATTGAGTTTTTAAAAGATTTAGGTGTTGATGCCTTTATAATCGCAAGTCCAAGCATTATAAGCTTAGCTAAAAAAATATCTCCAGATACTGAAATTCATCTTTCAACCCAAGCAAATGTTATGAATTATATGGATGCTCAAATTTATTATGATATGGGTGTAAAAAGAGTGGTTGTAGCTAGAGAAATAGGACTAAAAGATGTAATTGCAATAAAAGAAAAAGTACCAAATTTAGATATTGAAATTTTTATTCATGGTTCTATGTGTTTTGCTTATAGTGGAAGATGTTTGATTTCAGCTTTGCAAAGTGGTAGATTTAGTAACCGTGGAAGTTGTGCAAATGATTGTAGATTTAATTATGAAATTTATGCTAAAAATGATGAAAGTGGTGCGTTATTTAAGTTAAATGAAGATGAAAATGGCACTTATATAATGAACTCAAAAGATTTAAATTTAAGTTCTTATGTTGAAAAAATTATGCAAAGTGGAGCTGTTGATAGTTTTAAAATAGAAGGAAGAACAAAATCTCAGTATTACGCCGCATGTTCAACAAATGCTTATAGAATGGCAATTGATGATGCACTTAGTGGTAAATTTAATGCTGAAATTTATCAAAAAGAACTTCATACTTTAAAAAATCGTGGTTTTACAGATGGATATTTAGTAAGTCGTCCATTTGAGAGAAAAGATACACAAAATTTTAACTCAACTTTAGAAGAGGGCACTCATCAAGTTTGTGCAATCACTTTAGATGGTGAGTTTTTTGATGTTAAGTTTAAAATTTCTAAAAACACACCTTATGAAATTTTAGCTCCAAAAGATAGCAAAATTGAAACAATTGAGAATGAAATAGGGAAAATTTATGAAAAATATGGTAAATTCTGGCTTGAATTTAAAGTTTTAAAAGCGAAAAATAACAAAGAATTTGATGAAATTCACAGCGGGAATTTAAATCAAATAATTTCGCCCATAAAACTACCTAATTTCAGTTTTTTAAGAAAAGAAATAGAGTAA
- a CDS encoding zinc ribbon domain-containing protein has translation MNKNLEQLIQLSNFDKNIDGFSPKIAAIQKELSDKQNEISEAQKEVEDSNKEIEDLADEIKKTDNHIKDLNSQLKASTKKHSAVKTERELKSLQLEEELTKDQLSSANDEIERLENLMENKKSNQNELLEKEKVLKDEFENIQKSTEDELKDIESQREKFYLEKDKLVKKMDQKIISFYEKIRKWAGNTAVAKVKKQACYGCFMHINDKTYSNVIRSDEIVTCPNCGRILYKDFNDEEK, from the coding sequence ATGAACAAAAATTTAGAACAATTAATACAGCTATCAAATTTCGATAAAAATATTGATGGTTTTTCACCAAAAATTGCAGCTATTCAAAAAGAGCTTAGCGATAAACAAAACGAAATTTCAGAAGCTCAAAAAGAAGTTGAAGATTCAAATAAAGAGATAGAGGATTTAGCTGATGAGATAAAAAAAACTGATAATCACATAAAAGATTTAAACTCACAACTAAAAGCAAGTACTAAAAAACACTCAGCCGTAAAAACTGAAAGAGAGTTAAAATCACTTCAACTTGAAGAAGAGCTTACAAAAGATCAGTTAAGTTCTGCAAATGATGAGATAGAAAGACTTGAAAATTTGATGGAAAATAAAAAATCAAACCAAAATGAGCTTTTAGAGAAAGAAAAAGTACTAAAAGATGAGTTTGAAAATATCCAAAAAAGCACAGAAGATGAACTAAAAGATATAGAAAGCCAAAGGGAAAAATTCTATCTTGAAAAAGACAAGCTTGTAAAAAAAATGGATCAAAAAATCATCTCTTTTTATGAGAAAATTAGAAAATGGGCAGGAAATACAGCTGTTGCAAAAGTTAAAAAACAAGCATGTTATGGCTGTTTTATGCATATAAATGATAAAACTTACAGCAACGTTATAAGATCTGATGAAATTGTAACTTGTCCAAATTGTGGAAGAATACTTTATAAAGATTTTAATGACGAAGAAAAATAG